In one window of Fibrobacter sp. UWT2 DNA:
- a CDS encoding efflux RND transporter periplasmic adaptor subunit: MASFFLAACGGGESAPGAGAPGKGAAGKGGPGGRPAREIAVEGYIAEAHESGKTFTAMATLEPLNNVQLTAAASGRLTNLYAKDGAQVQKGALLAKIDDSELRAQLKQAESNQQLAQQKFDRIKTLFEKDGATKADMEAAEASLKSAEASVELIKAQIAKTEVRAPFAGKLGFVNVSVGAWLTTGTSIASLSEVKKLKAKFALPQRYASTLKVGNAVDVKDEERNVSKSGKVKALEAALSESSRTRQVLVEVDNGGNELLAGSYAKVNVTMQAGLAKSIPIPAEAFTLDKDGAYVFVATGGKAKIKHVETGLRTPIAVDVTGGLDEGDTVITSGLISLREGASVRIREIRHNTDYEVE, encoded by the coding sequence TTGGCTTCGTTCTTCCTTGCCGCTTGTGGTGGCGGTGAATCGGCCCCTGGTGCAGGGGCTCCTGGAAAGGGCGCCGCAGGTAAGGGTGGCCCGGGTGGCAGACCCGCTCGCGAAATCGCCGTCGAAGGCTATATTGCCGAGGCCCACGAATCTGGCAAGACTTTTACTGCCATGGCAACGCTTGAACCGCTGAACAATGTACAGCTGACGGCAGCTGCTTCGGGCAGACTCACGAACCTTTATGCAAAAGACGGCGCCCAAGTTCAAAAGGGTGCGCTCCTCGCTAAAATTGACGATTCCGAACTCCGTGCACAGCTCAAGCAGGCAGAATCGAACCAACAGCTCGCTCAGCAAAAGTTTGATCGCATCAAGACACTTTTCGAAAAAGACGGTGCTACCAAGGCTGACATGGAAGCCGCCGAAGCTTCGCTCAAGTCTGCCGAAGCATCCGTAGAACTTATCAAGGCTCAAATTGCAAAGACTGAAGTCCGCGCTCCGTTTGCAGGTAAGCTCGGCTTTGTGAATGTGTCTGTGGGCGCCTGGCTTACGACTGGCACATCGATTGCCTCTTTGAGCGAAGTCAAGAAGCTGAAGGCGAAGTTTGCTCTTCCGCAGCGCTATGCCTCGACGCTTAAAGTGGGCAATGCGGTGGATGTCAAAGACGAAGAACGCAACGTTTCTAAGTCTGGCAAGGTGAAGGCATTAGAGGCTGCACTCTCTGAAAGCAGCCGCACGCGTCAGGTGCTTGTTGAAGTCGATAACGGCGGCAATGAACTTTTGGCTGGCTCTTATGCTAAGGTGAATGTTACGATGCAGGCGGGATTGGCAAAGAGCATTCCGATTCCGGCAGAAGCGTTTACGCTTGATAAAGATGGCGCCTACGTGTTTGTAGCTACTGGCGGCAAGGCCAAAATCAAGCATGTCGAAACAGGCCTTCGCACCCCGATTGCTGTTGATGTCACCGGTGGCCTCGATGAAGGTGATACGGTGATTACCTCTGGCTTGATTAGCCTTCGCGAAGGTGCTTCCGTTCGTATCCGCGAAATCCGTCATAATACCGATTACGAAGTGGAGTAG
- a CDS encoding SGNH/GDSL hydrolase family protein produces MQGTAKGIRLSIVLLFSLLFVFCSADDPSSDDAEKEWTWVPYDSDLLRISGRANFEKGDFVVLSWSASSITVAFVGTALEVKIRTNNVLFLDVFVDGEENPSSAISIAASKKTSMVPAVSGLPYGTHVVTLYKRVSSNFGDWYFYGLRVLGQVDKELLPKAPERKIEFIGNSITCGSDVLIPEQGQETAPDYESSYYSFSGQTAKALGAETHTICSVAHGLTVNFDGSKSMLLPFVYDWTGTDTLSAVAWDHAKWHPDVVVMNLGTNDFASGVVDSAEFVNVAVDFVQRIRSYHPEAKIVLLDGPMLLGDYMVKCREFLDVVKARLEGMGESGLFRFSFEPRKKSQNRLDYHPVKEMAAEDAKKLSAWMRSEFDWD; encoded by the coding sequence TGGGTCCCTTACGATTCGGACCTTTTGCGAATTTCCGGTCGCGCCAATTTTGAAAAAGGCGACTTTGTGGTGCTATCTTGGTCGGCTTCTTCGATTACGGTTGCATTTGTCGGCACGGCGCTCGAGGTGAAAATTCGGACGAACAATGTCCTTTTCCTGGACGTCTTTGTGGATGGCGAAGAGAATCCTTCTTCTGCAATATCCATTGCTGCTAGCAAAAAAACTTCTATGGTTCCTGCGGTTTCCGGTTTGCCTTATGGCACGCATGTCGTGACCTTGTATAAACGGGTCAGCAGCAATTTTGGCGATTGGTACTTTTACGGATTGCGAGTGTTGGGACAAGTGGACAAGGAGCTTTTGCCTAAGGCTCCTGAACGGAAAATTGAATTTATCGGGAATTCGATTACATGTGGTAGCGATGTCCTGATTCCGGAACAGGGCCAGGAAACGGCCCCTGATTATGAAAGCTCGTATTACAGTTTCTCGGGGCAAACGGCGAAAGCTCTCGGCGCAGAAACGCATACCATTTGCAGTGTCGCTCATGGTCTCACGGTGAATTTTGACGGGAGCAAGTCGATGCTACTTCCCTTCGTTTACGACTGGACGGGAACGGATACGCTTTCTGCGGTCGCCTGGGACCATGCTAAATGGCACCCGGATGTTGTCGTGATGAATTTGGGAACAAATGATTTTGCGAGCGGTGTGGTTGATTCTGCCGAATTTGTGAACGTTGCGGTAGACTTTGTTCAGCGCATTCGGTCGTACCATCCGGAGGCGAAAATCGTATTGCTGGATGGCCCGATGCTGTTGGGAGATTACATGGTTAAATGCCGTGAATTCCTGGACGTGGTGAAGGCTCGTCTTGAAGGCATGGGGGAGTCGGGTTTGTTCCGTTTCTCGTTTGAACCGAGGAAAAAATCCCAGAATCGTCTAGACTATCATCCGGTTAAGGAAATGGCCGCCGAAGATGCGAAAAAGTTGAGTGCTTGGATGCGCTCCGAATTCGATTGGGATTAA